The following is a genomic window from Mustela lutreola isolate mMusLut2 chromosome 5, mMusLut2.pri, whole genome shotgun sequence.
TGTAACTCACAAGCTATGACTGCAATGATTTCTTtcatagaaagaaaaggaaaacaacaacaacacagctGTTTGTCTTGCTCCAGTGTATGGTGGCTGTAGCAGCATTGGAAATAACATTAAAATCACAAATGCAGAATTCCAGGCCGAGGGAGGTGGTGTCCCCAGAGGTGTGCAGGTCATGGTGCCGCACCGTttgctccccctgcctgggcGAGGGCCCTCCAGCCGGGGCTGGGAGACATTTCACAgtggcagaggctgggggagcAGAGGTCTCTGCCTGGCAGCCCCCCGGGGGAGGTCCCTCCGCCTCCTGTTCCCAGGCAGGGTGGATGAGTCAGAAGGAGAGGAGCCACCAGCCAGAGGCTCCTGGACACCACAGCCACAGCAGCAGGCCTGGGGGGGGTCAGTCCTGGCCATAGGGGGTGGGATGGTGACCACCCCTCTGGGGACTGAGGGGCCTTCGCCCGCAGCATGGGTGTGGACTCACCCTCCCAACCGTCCCCAACAACCCAACCCAAATCGAAGTGAGCCTCtgaggcaggggaagggcaggccAGGCGGTGAGACTTTCCATCAGAGGCAAAGTAGAGATCTGGGCTGGTCAAGCCGAGGGTGGGGCCTGGGGGGTGCTGCGCCACAGGAAGAGGGCCCAGGGGTCCGAGGCCAGGGCACACagcagcaggggcagggccaggcctctgggtccAGGCCCCTCTGCGGCTAGGCCCCACGTGCTTTCCCCAGGCAGGACTGGTTCAATCCCGTCCAGGTTCCTGGGGCTGGGCGGGGTGACGGCTGTCTGGTTGGGCTTCTGGTTGGGGCTCCGGCAGATGCCCGGCTGACGGAGGGGTGCCACAAGGCCTCCAGACCCCTTAACTGTCCCGGAGCACCCGACTTGGAGGTTGGATCACAGGGCCCAGAAGAAGGGCTGGGAGGAGATAGGccagcctgccaggtctctgctcCGCGCAGGCCAAGTGGCTTGAAATCTCACAGGTGTGCTGGTGGGGAGGCGGACCGCCGCTGGGCACTCCGCCCCCAGAGATGACCCCTCCCCACGCGGAAGCCCCACCCACGGAACCCCGCCCCCCCATCCAGAAGCCCCGCATCCGTGTAGAACCCCAGGGCCCTACCACAGGGGACTCTCCCTTACAGGAGTCCCAGTCCTGGAACCCCGCCCCCAGGGAGAAGCCCCGCCCCATTCAAGGAAGAAATCAGAACCAGTCTAAGGACATGGTCCCCATACAGTTACTCCTCCCGCCACGCCCGCCCTACTAGGGAGGAGCCCACCCCTATCCAGGAACCCCACCCGGAGGCCCGCCCCCAGAGAGGAGCCCCGCCCCATCGAGGAAGAAATCAGCGCTTTCAGGGCGGACCCCGCCCCCATCCGGGTGCCCCACTTGGGGGCCCCGCCCGTGTCAGGAGGACCCCCGCCCCCGTCCAGGGAGGATTCCCGCCCCTGTCCCGGGAGGAGACCCTACCCCGTCCAGGACCCCAGCTGGGGACTCGCTCCCGTCCTGGGAGGAGCCCTGCCCCTGTCCAGGACCCCAGCTGGGGACCCCTGTCCCTGTCCCGTAGGAGCCTCTAACCCGTCCAGGACCCTAGCTAGAGACCCCGCCCTCATCCCGGGAGGAGCCCTGTCCCCGCCCAGGACTCCAGCTGCGCCCCCCGCCGCCTTCGGGACAGCCCCGCGCCGGGCGCACTACTTGCATGTGTGCACGTCGTAGACGCGCGCGCACTCCTGGCAGCTCACGTAGCAGCACCAGTGGAAGACGCAGTGGCACTTCTCGCGGCGCCGTTCGGTGCGCGCGTTGTGGCCTCGGCCGCAGCACAGCAGGTCGCAGCCATCGATGCCATGCGAGCTCACGTTGCACGTGCGGTCGCGCGTGCCAAACGAGCCGGTCTCGGGGTTGGGTTCGCAGAAGTTGGGCGAGGCCTCGTAGTACACCAGATCGCGCTCCGTGGGCACCTTGAAGTAGGTGTAGCGCGGCCGCAGGGTTTCCACCCAGCCGCGCGACTCGCGGTGCTTCTCCACGACCATCTCCGAGGCGCTGTCGTACTTGTCCTTGAGGAAGTCGCCGATGGCACGGAAGTCGGGCTGCGACCACCAGCAGGTCTTCACCTCACAGCTGCCCGACAGCCCGTGGCACTTGCACTTGAGATGCATGTGGCTGGCGATGGCCTGCAGGAGCGTGCCGGGGGGCGTCAGGGCGGGCCCCACGCACCCCCCTCTCTGGCTCTCACCATCCGTGCAGGGGCCTGCTCCCCAGGGGTGCGCTCCCTGCCTGCACcgtcccagcccccaccccatgtGCTCCTGGCAAGCCCAAGGCAACCTGTCTCCTCCATAAAGGCCCTTTGCGGGTTCCCGGTGCCGCCTCTTCTCTGTGGTGCAGGTGCTCTTGTGGGTTTGCACCCTGGCTGACCCCAGATCCCtggagggcagggcctgggagcCTCCCCTGTCTCCTGGCTGGGTCTATACAGGCAGCCTGTACGACTgcgtgaaggaaggaagggacagtGACAGTAACTGATGGTCTGGTCTGGGCATGCAGGAGGGTGGACATTAATGCTGACTGGGAGAGCCTGACACCACAGCCCAGAGGACATGTGGCAAGGCCAGGGGCTGACCAGTACCTGAGCATGACTAATGGGAGTGGCTTGAGCAGCCCACATTCAGGGTCTGGGAAGCTGGGTTTATGGGGCTGGACGGGAATTCCAAGAGGAGGCAGGTAGTGTGGAGGGACGAGGTGGGGGGACTCTGGGGCCCTGAGGGCCAACAGCTGAGGgatacattttttcccttttctattggagggaaggggtggggttgggggagaaggggCGTGTAACTCAAACCTACCTGTCCACCGTTGCTTGGACCACTGTGGTGGATGCCTGCCACCCATGAGCCCTGGAGATCCTCAGGCAAGAGGATGTAAACTACTTCCTTCACCAGTTCAATAGTGATGGTGATCACTACTGCAATGATACCATGATGGTTGGTAGATCCGCCTTGATAAAATTTAATGTTAAAGCTAATACCACCCGTTTCCTCCTTCATTGTGGCTACAGGGAAGTGTACAGCCAAGTGCGTGAGTCCCATTATACTCCTGTTGGCCGGTGTACAGTGGGCTCTACATCCAAACCCTGCCTCTCTCCTGTTTCTTTTACGTGTCCCTCTCATACTGGCCCTTTCTGGGCGTCAGTACTATCTGGCATCCCTTCCCCCAGTTCATTTCCATCTCATATCTatgttcttctcttcttctcttctccagaggACAGACCTCTTCGGTGTCTTCAGGTCGACTTTTATCAAAATTACATATGCTTATACCTTGAGGAGTCCAAGAGTCTCTGAGACTCGCTCCCACACCCACTTGTGCACAGCACCTTCCTGACCAGCCAAGGCAACACCGTGCCTCTTGCATGTCCAATGGAATGTTTGTCTGGCTCCTTCTTGAGCATTGGGGGCTCCAGCAATGTGTCCCCTCTCACCATGGAGGGTGGGAAGTCAGCTCCTCACCATCACCCCACCACTCCAGCATACAACTGCCCAGCCCCCTCCACCCTAAAGTGGAAGCATAATCCAGCTAGAGTGATATCCAGGACTGGCGGTATTGGGACCGTGTTAAAGTCATACCCAGCCAAACTCCACGACAGGGtaggattcctttctttttctacagaattttattgttgctgttttttacATACTTATTACAGATTCAGACTCAAGCCCTCCCTAAAtcatctgtatatcctctttgaGATGTTCAAACATGCGGCATATACTGTGATTTCAGCTTCTTGGAGATATCTTTTTCAGAGGCTATCTGGTAGATTTTGTGATGTGTGCATGCCCAAACATGCTGCATATTCTGTGATTTCAGCTTCTTCAAGACATCTTTTTCAGAGGCTATCTGGTAGATTTTGTGAAATGTGCATGCCTGAAAACACATCTTTTCTATGTAAAAAGTGGACAAGATGGTTGAGCTGGGTATAAAATTCTTGGCTGagaatcttattttctttaggaCTCTGGAAGCATGGCTCCATCTTTCTTCCAGCCTCCATTGCTATTCTTGGGAGCTTGAATGCCACTTTGATTCCTGATCCTTTCCATGAAACCCGCAGCATAGAGGGCTTCCCTGTGAATTTCAAGGTGTGATAGGTCTTGATATGGGTCTCTTCTCTCACGTGCCAGGGTCACTTACTGGATCTGTTTGATCTGAAACTTGTGATTCTCAGTCCTGGGAATGTTCCTGCCTTCTTTGCCAACATTCTCTTCTTCATGTTCATCATTGTCTCTCTTGGACAGATCCtccttgttttccattcttttcctattttccatctctttgtctttttccttctgttccatGGACTCGTGTCTCAAGTATCTGCCAACCTTTGTGTGGGGAGTTTGGTTTCTGCTATTCTACTTTTATATACagcagctttctttttctcttaataacattttcttttaatttaacaccctatttcatttttatggaaagAGTATTTTATCTCTCTGGGGATAGttgcagttttaattttctttcccttttttcaatcatttaaaaaacatttaagtaatctctgtgcccagtgCAAAGCTCAAACTAATGACCCTGAGTCACACACTGTAcagctgaaccagccaggcacctggaGTAGTGGCAGTATTTGAAGTTTTCATCTCTCCTTACAGTGTCTCTTTCTCAcaagttctgttttcatttgttttggtctTCACTTTTGTGGTTGTGAGCGGCTTTCCTCAGATGTCCTGGGATCCTTGGCTGGCTGCTCATATTTAAAAGGAGAACACTACACATCCTGTTGGGGGCTCATGTGCTTGGTGGGGGCTTATCAGCATAGACCCTCATTGTAGAGTGACCTGGCCACTTTACTTCATGGGGGAACCCCAGGTCAGTTCATTTGAGTCTCTTCTTGGGTTGATCCAATCCCCAGGGGAGAGGGTCATCAAGATTCACTGTGGGATACAGAGACTAGGAAGAGAAAGATGTGTGTAGATGGAGACAACTTTCTCTCAGGAAACCTTACCTTCCCCAGGCTGTCCTTGGTGTCCCTCGGTCCAGACACACTGTGATTTGCCCTTCCTGGAGAACAGACCTCCAGACTTCCACCATGGTAAAGGGTAGGGACTTTTCCTGGTTGCAAGGAGTTGGACAGAAGATCTGGTGGGTTATAAACTGCTTTTAAAGTGGATTATCAGCCCATCTTCCCATGTTTAGCCCCATTATTGATCTCTAATTTTCAAGATACCTGATACTAGTAAATCCTGGGTTGGTTCTCAGAGTTCTCCTCTACTGGTTTAAGATTCTACTTTCTCCTAAGACCCAAGTATTCATGGATTAGTTTATTAGTCTGAAAACTTTTGCTGCCACGTTAGCCCCTGGTTTCCATTGTCAGGTGTGATTTTGTTCTTATGTGTTGTAATATTCATTTGCTGTCATTTTAGTTGAGTTTCAGGGGTGCAGAGGGATGCTTCTGTTTTGGGATTCCTCATAGACCCTTCAGTCCTACAATGGCCATGTGATTCATTCCCAAGTACATTCTATGACTTACAGTTTCTGGTTCCCTGCTGAGACATTCAGACTTGCAGTTTGGCTTTGTAAACTTAAGGAAGCATATTTCTTTGTTTACCATCTGCATCTCCTAATTCCAGTATCTGGAGTCCCTGTGGACTTGTCCCTGTGGGTTTTGCCAATGATCACTCATTGTATCAGTAGCTCATGTGACAGGCTATCCTTCTTGATTATGTGCTGAATGCTGTGTTTAAGAAATTAGTCGTAGAAACATTTTTTTGACTTGAAAAAGGCGATCCTCCTCCAAAGAGGATTTGCCTGCCTTTTCCAGGTGTGTGGAAAACCCAGCAATTGGGGTACACCATAATCTGCTCTCAGATACTGAGATTTTTTGAGCCTGCACATGTGAGCAAGGGCTGGTCTCCTTCTGGTTTTCCTTTACTCCCCAGGGTCCCAGCCTAAACTGAGGCATGGTTTCCTAGAGATAGCACTCTTGGTGGGGCTGTTGGCTCTgggagggttagggttagggttagtatATATGCTGTAAATGCAAAACTGGACAAAAGTTCACCAGTTGCCAGCCATTGAACACCTGCTCCCCAGAAACTCCCATCGTGTTCTCTTCCAGCTGCATGGAGTCCCCTGTTCAGCCTCTTACACCCTTATACCCGTCCTTTTATGAACCCAAGTTCTTTACTTTCATGTGGTCCACATTATTGCTATATGTTTCTTTCATTGTGAGAGATTTTTGGTCCTGTTTGGGAAACCGTTGCCTACTCCAAGTTCACAGAAATGTTCCCCTATGCTTTCTTCCTACCATGTTTCTTTGTTGGCTTTACCTTTGCCACCTGGGTTCATAATTGACcttatatatggtgtgaggtaggggttaagggttttttttttttttttcattcctacaTACGGTGATCCAATGGGACAGCACCCTTCACTGAAGACCCTATTTCTTGTCAGCACTGCACTGTCTTCCCCGGGATAAGTCAGGTGACAGGCAGCCCATGCTTTTAACAGGACACATCCCACATTGCGTCCTGTATTTGTCCTGTTTCTGACGGAAAGATGAGTCAGTCACCTCATCTTTTGTTGCTGGCAGTCAAACATCGCAGTCCCCTGCAGTCCTGGGTTCTAAGGCCAGCCCCTCATTGTACTGCTGAATCTGCTTGGGCTCTCTGGGCTCCACCAAGTGCTCAGGGCTCCATCGGCTCCCCGTGACCTTCAGATGCCATCCTTCCTGCTGGGCCccatgtttcttcttcctctgctctcttcttgcTGTTCTACCAGATGACCTCACTCACAGGCAAGCACTGGGGCTGCCCCAAGGCTCCTGGCTTCCCTCCACCTAGAGAACTGTGTTCCTTTGCATACACTGTTTTCAGCACCACTGCCGACAGAAGGCTTTTTCTTGAGATGCCAGCCTGGGGTGTGGCCCCTCTGAGGTGCCCACGTCACTTTGTGTGTGCCCTTCCTTATCACACAATGTCCCACGCAGTGCCGTATGGACCTCGCTGTCTTTCTCCTGGGACATGCAGGCACTCCTGCAGGGCAGGCCTTGAGCCCACCACCCTGCCACCTTGTGGGACTACCCTCGACCCTGGTGCAGCAGCTGGACTGGGCCATTTCACACAGCCCTGGCACAGGGGAGCAGCTCCCTAGCCTGGCCACCACCAACAGCCCTCCCTTCAGGGGACCAGGGCACATGTCCAGCTCAGAGAGCTTCTGGTTCCCCAGGACCTCAGGAATGTTGTCAGAGGGTGCATCCCCAGACCCCATTGTGTCTGTGCCCCTGCAGGATGCACAGGGCCTGGACGGATGACCCCTCTGCACTCGAGAACATGCAggccaggagccccaggacacTGCCCCACTCCACACACCCCCAGAACCCGCCAGGAGCTGCCATTGTACCTGGCGGCCAGCCTCGTTGTTGTGACGGTTCATCGCGGAGCGGGCGTCTGGCCGGTTCTCCCGCGCATCGGCAAACTCCCGAGACACCATGCCTCCAAATTCGATGTCCTCACTGCAGCCGCCCCACTTCCAGCCCTCGCCCGGCAAGCCCTGGTGCCGGCTGCTGCAGCCACAGATGGCCGCCGAGCCCTCAGCGCATGAGCGCGTCACAGCGAAGGCCACGCCGGCAGAGGCGATGGCGTGCACAAAGGCAGATTCCCGCGTGGCTGTGGAGAGAGGCGACCGGGTTGGCAGGCCCAGCAGGGGTTGGGTGCTAGAGCCTGGCCCATGGCGCCGTGGCCTCTTgctgggctgggcctgggccCCCGGGGTGGGCGTGCATCCTGAACTCACAGTCACCGAGTGGCCAGGCAGGTCTGCCCTTGGTGCAGAACACCCGTGGAGGAGGACGAGTATCAGGAGAAAGTACCCGGGGGCCAGCCAGCCCAGGAGTCCAGGAGCAGTGCTGGACAGCCCTCCCTGAGACTCCGGCCATCTGCGGCCAGCTCCCAGCCAGTGCTGGCCAGGATGTGCAGGATCTGAGCTCTGAGCACTGCTGGGGGCAAAGGGACTGGGGCTGCACCTTGGACAGTGTGTGACCTCCTTTTACAAATGGACGTCTCCCCTGTGGCCAGGCCATGCGGCTAGGTATGTACCCGGGAGGACACCCAGGTGCTCGCGGGGCCCAGGAAGCAAATGGCACAGCCCCAGTGGGGAGGCTTCAAAATATCTCTCTGCAGGTCAATGAGTAGAGATCTGTGGCCTGGAAAAAGTCCATCCTGGGGATGTGATGTGCAATCCCCCAATCGAGGGGGACTTCTGGGGACCTCTGCTAACACATCTGTCTCACATGTTTGGAAGCTGCTGAGAGAATGGGGCTTCAGAACTCCCACCCCAAGACTGGCAACGGGAACCCTGCGGGGGGGTGGATATCAACTAGACAGTGGTGACCATTGTGCAATGCCCACATGTACCAGACCCTCGCGTTGTGCACCGGGAACTGAGCGTCTTGGGTCAGCAGTAGTGCACTGCCAAAAGGAAACTGGAATTCGGCCCAGCAGGGACAGAATACGGAGCATGGTAGATACAACCAGTAAACCTCCTCCTTGGACCCCAGCAGTGCAGAGTGCATGTGACCCAGA
Proteins encoded in this region:
- the WNT3A gene encoding protein Wnt-3a isoform X3, with amino-acid sequence MPSVAEGVKISIQECQHQFRGRRWNCTTVDNSLAIFGPVLDRATRESAFVHAIASAGVAFAVTRSCAEGSAAICGCSSRHQGLPGEGWKWGGCSEDIEFGGMVSREFADARENRPDARSAMNRHNNEAGRQAIASHMHLKCKCHGLSGSCEVKTCWWSQPDFRAIGDFLKDKYDSASEMVVEKHRESRGWVETLRPRYTYFKVPTERDLVYYEASPNFCEPNPETGSFGTRDRTCNVSSHGIDGCDLLCCGRGHNARTERRREKCHCVFHWCCYVSCQECARVYDVHTCK
- the WNT3A gene encoding protein Wnt-3a isoform X2, with product MGGRHPPQWSKQRWTGRFELHAPSPPTPPLPSNRKGKKCIPQLLALRAPESPHLVPPHYLPPLGIPVQPHKPSFPDPECGLLKPLPLVMLRYWSAPGLATCPLGCGVRLSQSALMSTLLHAQTRPSVTVTVPSFLHAVVQAACIDPARRQGRLPGPALQGSGVSQGANPQEHLHHREEAAPGTRKGPLWRRQAIASHMHLKCKCHGLSGSCEVKTCWWSQPDFRAIGDFLKDKYDSASEMVVEKHRESRGWVETLRPRYTYFKVPTERDLVYYEASPNFCEPNPETGSFGTRDRTCNVSSHGIDGCDLLCCGRGHNARTERRREKCHCVFHWCCYVSCQECARVYDVHTCK
- the WNT3A gene encoding protein Wnt-3a isoform X1, coding for MALLGYFLFLYGLEQALGSYPIWWSLAIGPQYSSLGTQPILCASIPGLVPKQLRFCRNYVEIMPSVAEGVKISIQECQHQFRGRRWNCTTVDNSLAIFGPVLDRATRESAFVHAIASAGVAFAVTRSCAEGSAAICGCSSRHQGLPGEGWKWGGCSEDIEFGGMVSREFADARENRPDARSAMNRHNNEAGRQAIASHMHLKCKCHGLSGSCEVKTCWWSQPDFRAIGDFLKDKYDSASEMVVEKHRESRGWVETLRPRYTYFKVPTERDLVYYEASPNFCEPNPETGSFGTRDRTCNVSSHGIDGCDLLCCGRGHNARTERRREKCHCVFHWCCYVSCQECARVYDVHTCK